A window of Streptomyces profundus genomic DNA:
CGATATAGGCCCGTAGCGGGCTTCTCTCGGTCACCATGCGTAGCAGTGTGTCAGAGGGGTCTGACATTCTCATCACTGAGGGTCACGAAGGGGGCTTGAGTTGAGGGTCGAGACAGTGCCGGCCTCGGAGGGCGGGTCAGAGGAGACGTCCGAGAAGGACTCAGAAGAGGGAGAGCGAGGAGTTGATCCGGCGTGGGGCGTCCAGCAGGCGGCTGACCGCTTCCACGGCCGCGGGCGGCTGGTCGGCTCGCAGATCGCCCGAGGTCAGGATGTAGTACACCTGCTCGATCGAGGGCGGCCCCACGGCGAGAGTGCGCACGGCGGCCTCCCGGGACGACGCCTGCCCGGTGTGCACCAGATAGGCCGAGGTCAGCGAGCCGGTGCGGCCCACGCCTGCTCCGCAGTGCACATAGACCGGGCCGGGTGCCGCGTCCACGATGCGCAGAAAGCGGTCCACCTGCTCGTTCGTGGGGGTCTGCCCGTCCCGGATCGGCATGCGTTCGACGTTGAGCCCGGCGGCCTCGGGACGGGCCAACTCCTCCGGGGAGAGGTTCTCGGCCCGCAGGTCGACCACGGTGTGCGCGCCCCGCCCGGCCAGTTGCTCGTAGCCGTCCTCGCTCGGCGCCGACCCGCGCCAGAGGTCGTCGTCCACGGCCAGGAAGTTGTCGATACCGGTGATGCGCTCCCCCCTGGGCTGATGCTGTCCGGCCCAGGCGTGCGCGCCGAGCATCCCCAGCACCGAGGTCAACCAGAGGCCGAGATAGCCGATCGCGATCAGACCCAGCACCCGCAGGGCACGACGAGGCCAGGGGCGCTTGGCGGGCCCGCCCGGCTGGGCGGGGGCGGGCAACACCTCGGGAGGAGCCGACACGAGATCACCACCGGATAGGTCGAGAGACAGCGAAAGGGCTGGGCAATTCAGGAAGTGGAAAGAGGCGTCCATGACGGAATGAGAAGACACCCATGGGGCGTGGTCACATATCCGAAGCCGTTTGTCCGGCACCCCACCATGGAATCCCGCCGCCTGTCCAGCGAGCGAGGTCAGCGCTTGATCCGCTTCCCGAACAGCGGTATTCGATCTTTCCGTCGATCGTTTCCGTCGATCCTCCGTGTGGCCAGCCGGATTCTTTCGGCCTCGCCTTTCGAGGTGCCGGCGAGGCGTTGGCGAATTCCGTTTGGGGCCGCGGAGATCGAGCGGGGCCGTGGAGATCGAGTGGGGCTGTGGAGATCGAGCGGCTAATGCTCCTCGGAAGTGGCCTGCCCCCGACCGAGAACGTGGGCCACCGTGCGATCGCTGGTGGCATCGCTGAGACAGCCGTGCAGGCGTCGCATGTCGTGCGCCGCCAGCGGGGGCCGCAGCACGCCCACGAAGACGTCGTCCTCCAGCCGGCCGAGCACCCCGTGTTGGCGCGGCGCGGAGATGGCCCGGCGGCAGGTCTCCCAGAGCGCGTCCGCAGCCTGTGGGTAGGCCGTGGTGTCTTCGGTGCCGCCCACCTCGATCTGGAAGACCACGGTGGTCGCCGCAGCGTCCGGGACATCGGCGCCGCGCGTCTGGGTGGCGTCGGAGATCGCCTTGACCAGCAGTGTTCCCGCCAGTGCCACCACCACGACGCCGGCTACGGCCAGCGCTCCGCGGCGGGGGCGGGCCGGTGGAACGGGCGGCTCCTCGGCCGGCCAGGGGCCGTTGCCACAGATCCCGCCCGGCGGCGCCGCCAGGCTGGCCAACCGTCCGGCGAGCCGACGTTCGGCGCCGGGGCGCACACTCGCGGAGGCGACCTTCTGCACCAGCAGCGCCAGTCCGGAGAGCGCGGCGCCCGTCGCCATCAACACCGGGACGAAGACCATCACTCCCCGGTCGCCCTCGTTCAGCCAGCGGAAACGGGTCGGTCCCTCGGCGCGTGACTGCTCAAGCCGCCGCAGCACTTCTTCGCCGCGCGCGTGCGAGGCGGTGATCCGTCGATCGAGCCGCCCCAGCCGGGCCAATACCACGGTTCCCACCAGAAGCAACTCGATGACCAACAGCAACACCCCGCACAACAGAGCACGTTGCCATTCCCAGCGATAGAGATAGACCACCAGATAGAGCGCCGCTCCGGCGGCGGCCACACCGGCGAGCAGATAGACGGCGTAATGCAGGGCTTTCATCGAGTCACCGTTCCCGTGGTGCCATCGACGGACAGTTCGGTCCCCGGCGGAAACCGCTCCACGGCGTGCGGAACGCCCACGGCGGCCGGCACCCGGTACTCCCTGGCCAGCACCGCCAGATGGGAGAGCGCGCTGCCGCTCTCCGCCACCAGGCCGGCAAGGCCGGGCAGGCGTGGCGCGAGCGCCGGGTCGAGGCTGCGCACCACCAGCACCGCTCTCGGCGGCGGCTCTCCCGTACCGTCCCAGGCCACTCCCTTGCCGAAGCCGCCACTCGCACCCTCCCCAGGCGGCTCGCCGCCATCGGCGTCGCCAAGCCGTTCCGGCACGGGCTCGCCTCGTGGGGACAGCCGGAAGGCCGCCGGGAGTTCAGGAGCCCAGGGGCGAGGCTTCCTGGGGTCGCCGCCGGGCGGCCCGCCGCCGTCGAGCGCGGCGAGCAGCTCGGGCCAGCGCAGGGAGGAGGCGCGCACCAGCGCGTTCTCATAGCCGGCCGCCCCCCAACGCGCCGCGCACTCCCGCACCACGCGCGCCTGCATCTCCTGCACCCACCGGGAGCGCAACCGCAGGCCCTCCCTGGGCGGTAACGCGCCGACTCCTCGGGGAGCCGCCGTCAGCCGTGCGACTTCGGGCAGTCCGGCCCCGGGCGTCAGGGAGGGGGGCAGCAGTGCCAGGAGCACCGGGTTCTCGGCGATCAGACGAACGTCGTCGGACGGTCGGGGCGCGTCGCGCGCCCGGCGTTCCGAGAGGAGCGCCAACGCCTCACCGGTGGCGGTGGAGCCCCGCCCCTCGCTGAGCAACGCGCCGGCGAGGGATTCCAGGGCGTGCAGCGCGACCAGCGCGCTGCGCCCCCAGCACAACGCGTTGATCAATTGGCCGGTGAGCAGCTCCGAGGGCGCGGGGAGCCCGGCCAACTCGCGGTCGACGTCCGCCATCAGGTCCAAGGCGAGCAGGGGCAGCGCCGTGCGGAGTCGTCCGGTGCGCCAGGCGGCGGCGGCCCGGCGGGCGCCGGGCGCCGGGTTCAGGAACTGGAGCCCCGGGTGGGGCGGCCCCACCGTGCCCAGAAGTCGCAGATCCGCGGCGGCGCGCCCGTCGACGGTGAGCACGGCGGGACAGTCGCGCAGCACCCGGCGCGGCACGGTGCCCGCGATGTCCAGTGCCCGAGCCAGACCATGGGCCATCGGCTCCACCCAGAGGTCCTCCTCCAGGGGCTGGAGCACCGCGGGAAAGGTCTCGGCCACGGGCCCTGGGCCCAGCAACCGCGCGCCCCGGGCCGGTGCTGTGGCCATCGCGGTGATCGGGCGCGTCTGGAAGAGCCACAGCCGATCGGTCGAGTCGAAGCCGAACTCCAGATCCTGGGGCGCCTTCCCCACCCGCTCGGCGCGACGGGCGAGGCGGGCCAGACGACGGAGTCGACGTCGATCGAGCAGC
This region includes:
- a CDS encoding fused DSP-PTPase phosphatase/NAD kinase-like protein, encoding MSAPPEVLPAPAQPGGPAKRPWPRRALRVLGLIAIGYLGLWLTSVLGMLGAHAWAGQHQPRGERITGIDNFLAVDDDLWRGSAPSEDGYEQLAGRGAHTVVDLRAENLSPEELARPEAAGLNVERMPIRDGQTPTNEQVDRFLRIVDAAPGPVYVHCGAGVGRTGSLTSAYLVHTGQASSREAAVRTLAVGPPSIEQVYYILTSGDLRADQPPAAVEAVSRLLDAPRRINSSLSLF
- a CDS encoding PEP/pyruvate-binding domain-containing protein → MARSADQLAVVALDTVPARDPKVVGGKAAHLSRAHASGLPVLPGFVLVTPELAPASAPRGVEQIKRACAELGAPALVVRSSAVGEDSEGSSMAGRFTSVLNVRGWPALRDAVHRVLGSGGENSAVENAAGGNPAGANPAGREGAMAVLVQPMLKATVGGVVFGADPVAGRRDRIVVSAVAGGPEKLVDGSRQDMRYQLTRRGRLVGREPAKAPDARLLDRRRLRRLARLARRAERVGKAPQDLEFGFDSTDRLWLFQTRPITAMATAPARGARLLGPGPVAETFPAVLQPLEEDLWVEPMAHGLARALDIAGTVPRRVLRDCPAVLTVDGRAAADLRLLGTVGPPHPGLQFLNPAPGARRAAAAWRTGRLRTALPLLALDLMADVDRELAGLPAPSELLTGQLINALCWGRSALVALHALESLAGALLSEGRGSTATGEALALLSERRARDAPRPSDDVRLIAENPVLLALLPPSLTPGAGLPEVARLTAAPRGVGALPPREGLRLRSRWVQEMQARVVRECAARWGAAGYENALVRASSLRWPELLAALDGGGPPGGDPRKPRPWAPELPAAFRLSPRGEPVPERLGDADGGEPPGEGASGGFGKGVAWDGTGEPPPRAVLVVRSLDPALAPRLPGLAGLVAESGSALSHLAVLAREYRVPAAVGVPHAVERFPPGTELSVDGTTGTVTR